From a single Coriobacteriaceae bacterium genomic region:
- a CDS encoding DNA repair protein RecN has translation MIDELQVSNIALIREATLVPSAGLTVLTGETGAGKTALLSALKLILGVRADSSTVREGEALASVEARLFDGPHDTEGFTVQRSLSAEGRSRVKIDGRIASVRELSERVGVMMDLCGQHEHQRLLDPAHHVAMVDAWAGRSALEALEHYRACFKASRAAAKEVRRVEETSRAQGSRVEEARFALERIGEVDPKPGEYEELEELLPRSEHAEVLVATANDAHASLASEGGALDAVNSAVAELSRMASVDRKLGDIADLLSDACISLEDCANELRAYRDGVAFDPRELARMRERYSDLKGLLRQWGPTMDDVFAMRDRSQELLSLVDDGDEQIKKAREALGSAERELFTAAKALKRARNTAAPRFCHEVGRQMARLEMGSAELVWESRDLPRAEWTPVGPSSYELLYRSGAGLTPRPLRRIASGGELSRVMLASKVVLGNADGVDTLVFDEVDAGVGGSTARALAGVLADLAATHQVIVVTHLAQVAVMADKHYVVSKEPGDVPQTHLDEVAGDARTAEIARMLSGDQSEASLVHAKQMLEEARG, from the coding sequence ATGATCGATGAGCTGCAGGTTTCTAACATTGCACTCATTCGCGAGGCGACGTTGGTGCCGAGTGCCGGCCTGACTGTCCTGACCGGCGAGACCGGTGCCGGCAAGACCGCGCTGCTCTCGGCCCTCAAACTTATTTTGGGCGTGCGCGCGGATTCGTCGACGGTGCGCGAGGGCGAGGCGCTCGCGAGCGTCGAGGCACGACTCTTCGACGGGCCGCACGACACGGAAGGGTTCACCGTACAGCGCAGCCTTTCCGCCGAGGGCCGCAGCCGCGTGAAGATTGACGGGCGCATCGCCAGTGTGCGCGAGCTTTCGGAGCGCGTTGGCGTGATGATGGATTTGTGCGGCCAGCACGAGCACCAACGCTTGCTCGATCCGGCACATCACGTTGCGATGGTCGATGCGTGGGCGGGGCGCTCTGCGCTCGAGGCACTCGAGCACTACCGTGCTTGCTTTAAGGCTTCGCGCGCTGCCGCTAAGGAGGTTCGACGTGTCGAAGAGACCTCGCGTGCGCAGGGGAGCCGCGTCGAGGAAGCGCGCTTTGCGCTCGAGCGCATCGGCGAGGTCGACCCCAAACCGGGCGAGTATGAGGAACTCGAGGAACTGCTGCCGCGCTCCGAACATGCCGAGGTGCTGGTTGCCACAGCTAATGATGCCCATGCATCGCTTGCCTCTGAAGGGGGAGCGCTCGATGCCGTGAACAGCGCCGTGGCAGAACTTTCCCGTATGGCTTCCGTCGATCGCAAACTTGGCGACATTGCCGATTTGCTTTCGGATGCCTGTATCTCCCTTGAGGATTGCGCGAACGAACTTCGTGCCTATCGCGATGGCGTCGCCTTCGATCCGCGCGAGCTCGCTCGCATGCGTGAGCGGTATTCCGACCTCAAGGGCCTGCTGCGTCAGTGGGGTCCTACCATGGACGATGTTTTTGCCATGCGCGATCGCTCGCAAGAGCTGCTGTCCCTGGTCGATGATGGCGATGAGCAGATCAAAAAGGCGCGTGAGGCACTCGGGAGCGCTGAGCGCGAGTTGTTTACCGCTGCCAAGGCACTTAAGCGCGCTCGCAATACGGCGGCCCCGCGCTTCTGCCACGAGGTTGGCCGCCAGATGGCTCGCCTGGAAATGGGTAGTGCCGAGCTCGTCTGGGAGTCGCGTGATCTTCCCCGTGCTGAGTGGACGCCCGTTGGTCCTTCGAGCTACGAGCTGCTATACCGCAGCGGTGCCGGTTTGACTCCACGTCCCCTGCGCCGCATTGCGTCGGGCGGCGAGCTCAGCCGCGTCATGTTGGCAAGTAAGGTTGTCCTCGGTAACGCGGACGGTGTCGATACGCTGGTGTTTGACGAGGTCGATGCTGGTGTCGGCGGCTCCACGGCCCGCGCTCTTGCTGGTGTGCTGGCCGATCTTGCCGCCACGCATCAGGTCATCGTCGTAACACACCTGGCGCAGGTTGCGGTTATGGCCGACAAGCACTACGTGGTCAGTAAAGAGCCCGGCGACGTTCCCCAGACGCATCTGGATGAGGTGGCTGGGGATGCCCGCACTGCCGAGATTGCCCGCATGCTCAGCGGCGACCAATCGGAGGCAAGTCTTGTGCATGCCAAGCAGATGCTTGAAGAAGCTCGAGGTTAG
- a CDS encoding NAD(+)/NADH kinase yields MKVFLVPNYYKQEAVESGLMLELWLTRQGYEVAWAADQRSKIQSTPDIDGSDLVITLGGDGTLLRAARILNHREIPILGLSYGHLGFLTAASPEERDILQVVSDALSGELHVSRRATIAADIVSVRDDGTKDVVRTFALNDMALTRGPLSDMVEFDITVSGHHIDRLRGDGVVVSTATGSTGYALSAGGPIVSPDYTGMVCVPIAPHTIQARAFLTSPSDVVEIFMSDDRPSVPAIAIDGQFITCDGTVESVAVRRGPGDVLLLDYGPESFYNSVSRVFYGVRHDR; encoded by the coding sequence ATGAAGGTCTTTCTGGTTCCCAATTACTACAAGCAAGAGGCGGTCGAGAGCGGCCTGATGCTCGAGCTTTGGCTGACGCGCCAGGGCTATGAGGTCGCATGGGCTGCCGACCAGCGATCGAAGATTCAAAGCACGCCTGATATTGACGGCTCCGATCTGGTCATTACGCTCGGCGGTGACGGTACGTTGCTGCGCGCTGCCCGCATCCTCAACCATCGCGAGATTCCTATCCTCGGTCTTTCCTATGGTCACCTGGGCTTTTTGACGGCCGCGAGTCCCGAGGAGCGCGACATTTTGCAGGTTGTGAGCGACGCCCTGTCCGGCGAGCTGCATGTGAGCCGTCGCGCTACCATCGCCGCGGATATCGTGTCCGTGCGTGACGATGGCACGAAGGATGTCGTGCGCACGTTCGCCCTCAACGACATGGCGCTCACGCGCGGCCCCCTGTCCGATATGGTCGAGTTTGACATCACGGTGTCCGGCCACCATATCGATCGCCTGCGTGGCGACGGCGTGGTCGTGTCCACGGCGACTGGTTCTACGGGTTACGCACTCAGTGCCGGTGGCCCCATCGTGAGCCCCGACTATACGGGCATGGTCTGCGTACCCATTGCGCCGCACACCATTCAGGCCCGTGCCTTCTTGACTTCGCCGAGTGATGTCGTCGAGATCTTTATGTCTGATGACCGTCCGAGTGTTCCGGCGATCGCTATCGATGGACAGTTTATTACCTGCGATGGCACGGTCGAGAGCGTGGCTGTGCGTCGCGGTCCCGGCGATGTGCTGCTGCTGGATTACGGCCCCGAGAGCTTCTATAACTCGGTGAGCCGTGTGTTCTACGGAGTGCGTCATGATCGATGA
- a CDS encoding TlyA family RNA methyltransferase → MKRVRLDDELISQGICADRADALRTLMAGLVSSGGERLTSPGLKVIPGLPLHVKGRIPYVGRGGLKLEGALDAFGINPTGLACLDVGCSTGGFTDCLLKRGAATVVSVDVGRAQFDWSLRQDDRVTLHERTNVTQLPELGYAGTIDLAVCDVSFTSIANIIDAVLACLAPTGAFCTLVKPQFEAPAALVGEGGIVTDSAVRRDTLVAAVELFAAKGLFPVDVCVSPIHGAKGNVEFFLYGTRFDPGDRTQDELQSQVSVMSEKAATL, encoded by the coding sequence ATGAAACGCGTGCGTCTTGATGACGAACTGATTTCACAGGGCATCTGCGCCGATCGCGCGGATGCCCTTCGCACTCTTATGGCCGGCTTGGTCTCGAGTGGCGGTGAGCGCTTGACTTCGCCGGGCCTTAAGGTGATCCCGGGGCTGCCGCTGCATGTGAAGGGGCGCATTCCCTATGTTGGCCGCGGCGGTCTTAAGCTCGAAGGCGCGCTTGATGCGTTTGGCATCAATCCGACGGGCCTTGCCTGTCTGGATGTGGGCTGCTCTACCGGCGGCTTTACCGATTGCCTGCTCAAGCGCGGAGCTGCGACCGTTGTCTCGGTGGACGTGGGTCGCGCCCAGTTCGATTGGTCGTTGCGCCAGGACGATCGCGTGACGCTGCATGAGCGCACAAACGTGACGCAGCTGCCTGAGCTTGGCTATGCCGGCACTATCGACCTGGCTGTGTGTGATGTCTCGTTTACCAGCATCGCGAACATTATCGATGCGGTACTGGCGTGCCTGGCGCCTACGGGTGCATTCTGCACGCTCGTAAAGCCGCAGTTTGAGGCTCCGGCGGCGCTGGTTGGCGAGGGCGGCATTGTGACCGATTCCGCCGTGCGCCGCGATACACTCGTGGCGGCGGTTGAACTCTTTGCTGCCAAGGGCCTGTTCCCGGTCGATGTGTGCGTGTCGCCCATTCATGGTGCCAAGGGCAACGTTGAGTTTTTCCTGTACGGCACGAGATTTGACCCCGGCGACCGCACGCAAGACGAGCTGCAATCCCAGGTATCGGTTATGAGCGAGAAAGCTGCAACGCTATGA
- a CDS encoding exodeoxyribonuclease VII small subunit, with translation MPEGSVRNFDEISDRLDQIIATVRSKDTSLERSLDLFDEAIELGSRAVDMVDKFELTPREADKLEQEYDEDAANESQDS, from the coding sequence ATGCCAGAGGGTTCCGTCCGCAACTTCGACGAGATTTCGGACCGCTTGGACCAGATCATAGCTACCGTTCGCTCTAAGGATACGTCCTTGGAGCGTTCGCTCGATCTGTTTGACGAGGCGATTGAGCTGGGCTCCCGTGCGGTCGACATGGTCGACAAGTTTGAGCTGACGCCGCGTGAGGCCGACAAGCTCGAACAGGAATACGATGAGGATGCGGCAAACGAATCCCAGGATAGCTAG
- the nusB gene encoding transcription antitermination factor NusB — MSLKVYRGRTLARSQALQLLFQAEATDSPLERVLEGDFLISKGPLDPYALELCRGAYEHIDRIDCALRSVAKNWDLMRMPGADRNLLRIAVYEMRFLTDEEVSDAIVINEAVELAKAYGTDQSASFVNGVLGKIARSEELPGEDLYQELLAEDRAREEAQAAEAAAKVAVAQAEAGVLDEDAEVAEAETGTVEE; from the coding sequence TTGAGCCTTAAGGTTTATCGCGGGCGTACGCTTGCCCGCAGTCAGGCGCTGCAGCTGCTGTTCCAGGCCGAGGCCACGGACAGCCCGCTCGAGCGCGTCCTCGAGGGTGATTTCCTGATCTCGAAGGGTCCCCTCGATCCCTATGCTCTGGAGCTGTGCCGCGGTGCCTACGAGCATATCGACCGCATCGACTGTGCTCTGCGCTCCGTTGCCAAGAACTGGGATCTTATGCGCATGCCCGGCGCCGACCGCAACCTGCTGCGTATCGCCGTTTACGAGATGCGTTTCCTCACCGACGAGGAGGTCTCGGACGCCATCGTGATCAACGAGGCCGTTGAGCTTGCCAAGGCCTATGGCACCGACCAGTCCGCGTCGTTCGTCAACGGCGTGCTGGGTAAGATCGCTCGCAGCGAGGAGCTGCCGGGCGAGGACCTATACCAGGAGCTGCTGGCCGAGGATCGCGCTCGCGAGGAGGCACAGGCTGCCGAGGCTGCCGCAAAGGTTGCGGTTGCTCAGGCCGAGGCCGGCGTTCTCGACGAGGACGCTGAGGTCGCCGAGGCCGAGACCGGTACCGTCGAGGAGTAG
- a CDS encoding Asp23/Gls24 family envelope stress response protein has protein sequence MPQEIKIDGIGISPDVLTAIVSRAVSDVEGIASVGVKDLATNLVSMMLSSKAPASEPAVEAEVVGDKLALTVRVVVFFGYPFKKLAEAVRAAVVAAIDAQVGVEVERVDVCIDGLVFPKE, from the coding sequence ATGCCCCAGGAAATCAAGATTGACGGCATCGGGATTTCGCCCGATGTTCTGACCGCCATCGTCTCGCGCGCCGTGTCGGATGTCGAGGGCATCGCCTCCGTTGGCGTCAAGGACCTTGCCACCAACCTTGTCTCCATGATGCTCTCGTCCAAGGCCCCGGCTTCTGAGCCGGCGGTCGAGGCCGAGGTCGTCGGCGACAAGCTCGCACTCACCGTGCGCGTCGTGGTGTTCTTTGGCTATCCGTTCAAGAAACTCGCCGAGGCCGTTCGCGCTGCCGTGGTCGCCGCCATCGATGCCCAGGTTGGCGTTGAGGTCGAGCGCGTTGACGTTTGCATCGACGGCCTCGTTTTCCCCAAGGAGTAA
- the efp gene encoding elongation factor P — protein sequence MPTISTADFKNGLGLRIKDKVYTIVEFQHVKPGKGGAFVRYKTRDIKSGRVVENTCNAGTKFESVMLTTREFQYLYNDGTDYIFMDNESYEQVPVPEDMVGENSKWLRENDICQLLFADDELMGVTPPMFIETTIVQTDPGFKGDTVQGSTKPATIDTGAVIQVPMYLNEGEVIKVDTRDGKFVSRV from the coding sequence ATGCCTACCATTTCCACCGCCGACTTCAAGAACGGCCTCGGTCTCCGCATCAAGGACAAGGTCTACACCATCGTCGAGTTCCAGCATGTCAAGCCGGGCAAGGGCGGCGCGTTTGTGCGCTATAAGACCCGCGACATCAAGAGCGGCCGCGTCGTCGAGAACACCTGCAACGCCGGCACCAAGTTCGAGAGCGTCATGCTCACCACCCGTGAGTTCCAGTACCTCTACAACGATGGCACCGACTACATCTTCATGGACAACGAGTCCTATGAGCAGGTTCCCGTTCCCGAGGACATGGTGGGCGAGAACTCCAAGTGGCTGCGCGAGAACGACATCTGCCAGCTGCTCTTCGCCGACGATGAGCTCATGGGCGTGACCCCGCCGATGTTCATCGAGACCACCATCGTCCAGACCGACCCGGGCTTTAAGGGCGACACCGTCCAGGGTTCCACCAAGCCGGCCACGATCGACACCGGCGCTGTCATCCAGGTCCCCATGTACCTCAACGAGGGCGAGGTCATCAAGGTTGACACCCGCGACGGCAAGTTCGTCTCCCGCGTCTAG
- a CDS encoding Xaa-Pro peptidase family protein: protein MSEFAAGPAGRIERVRALMVERGYDAIVVRDEANLRWLTGVKGVFDYTFEFPHAAFITADQCLFHTDSRYLNSFEENTPAGSPWVYDMDEGTIPGWVAGKIAANKCRVCAVEDDMQINFYQGIQRGLEDRSVACMLPLMHDDIRKMRAIKDAEEIELMRHAQSITDAAFQHMLGFIKPGMTEKQVRNELENFMFANGADSLAFGSIVASGPNTANPHAVPSDRVIEKGDFVLMDYGAGYCDYRSDMTRTVVMGEPTQEQLDLYALVRRTHEECVAAIHPGVEGNDIFKLSKKIIGDAGYGDYYNHGLGHGVGIDIHELPNFNRSKNIIEVGSVITMEPGVYLPGVGGVRLEDYGVVTENGYEPFTKTPHDLHVIDC, encoded by the coding sequence ATGTCTGAGTTTGCTGCCGGTCCTGCCGGTCGTATCGAGCGTGTCCGTGCCCTGATGGTCGAGCGTGGCTACGACGCCATCGTGGTGCGCGACGAGGCCAACCTTCGTTGGCTTACGGGCGTGAAGGGCGTCTTCGACTACACCTTCGAGTTCCCGCACGCTGCGTTTATTACGGCCGACCAGTGCCTGTTCCACACCGACTCGCGCTACCTCAACAGCTTTGAGGAGAACACGCCAGCCGGCAGCCCCTGGGTCTACGACATGGATGAGGGCACCATCCCCGGTTGGGTCGCCGGCAAGATCGCGGCCAACAAATGCCGCGTCTGCGCTGTCGAGGACGATATGCAGATTAATTTCTACCAGGGTATTCAGCGCGGCCTGGAGGACCGTTCCGTCGCCTGTATGCTGCCGCTGATGCACGACGATATCCGCAAGATGCGCGCCATCAAGGACGCCGAGGAGATTGAGCTCATGCGCCATGCGCAGTCGATCACCGATGCCGCCTTCCAGCACATGCTCGGCTTTATTAAGCCCGGTATGACCGAGAAGCAGGTACGCAACGAGCTCGAGAACTTTATGTTCGCCAACGGTGCCGACAGCCTGGCCTTCGGTTCCATCGTCGCGAGCGGCCCCAACACCGCCAACCCGCATGCCGTGCCGAGCGACCGCGTGATCGAGAAGGGCGATTTCGTTCTTATGGATTACGGCGCGGGCTATTGCGATTACCGCTCCGACATGACGCGCACTGTCGTGATGGGCGAGCCCACCCAGGAGCAGCTCGACCTGTACGCACTCGTGCGCCGTACGCACGAGGAGTGCGTCGCCGCCATCCATCCGGGCGTTGAGGGCAACGACATCTTCAAGCTCTCCAAGAAGATCATCGGCGATGCCGGCTATGGCGATTACTATAACCATGGCTTGGGTCACGGCGTGGGCATCGACATCCATGAGCTGCCCAACTTTAACCGCAGCAAGAATATCATCGAGGTCGGCTCGGTTATCACCATGGAGCCCGGCGTCTACCTGCCCGGCGTGGGCGGCGTGCGCCTGGAGGACTACGGCGTGGTCACCGAGAACGGCTATGAGCCCTTCACCAAGACCCCGCACGACCTGCACGTTATCGACTGCTAG
- a CDS encoding shikimate kinase, translating to MSQHTKHGCDHIFFIGFLGAGKSTLARNVGTMFKRRFIDTDRLVVRRCGKSVTEIFQTEGEDRFRELETSALRSLQSERSLLVSCGGGIVETPVNIELMHEMGTCVYLEGDFEDSIRQIRRSDTRPDFRSPEHAARLFEHRRPLYRRAADLTLDIRNKSFEDVSYLCAEMLLERGLL from the coding sequence ATGTCCCAGCACACCAAACACGGCTGCGACCATATCTTCTTTATCGGCTTTTTGGGCGCGGGCAAATCGACGCTCGCGCGCAACGTCGGCACTATGTTCAAGCGGCGTTTTATCGATACCGACCGTCTGGTCGTGCGCCGTTGCGGCAAGTCGGTAACCGAGATTTTTCAGACCGAGGGCGAGGATCGTTTTCGCGAGCTCGAGACCTCGGCGCTCCGTTCGCTCCAAAGTGAGCGCAGCCTGTTGGTTTCGTGCGGGGGCGGCATTGTCGAGACGCCGGTGAATATTGAGCTGATGCACGAAATGGGTACGTGCGTGTACCTCGAGGGTGACTTCGAGGATTCGATTCGCCAGATTCGTCGGTCCGACACGCGCCCCGATTTTCGCTCTCCCGAGCATGCCGCGCGCCTGTTTGAGCATCGCCGTCCGCTGTATCGCCGGGCCGCCGACCTTACCCTTGATATTCGCAACAAGTCCTTCGAGGACGTTTCCTACCTTTGTGCCGAGATGCTTTTGGAGCGTGGGCTGCTATGA
- a CDS encoding YqeG family HAD IIIA-type phosphatase translates to MRIFSPKRYVASVDRIDLNTLWADGKRAILLDRDNTLVPRDTEQVPAAVSAWLDAARAKGFKLCMVSNNWHRDQVMSSARELGLEAISHAMKPAPFALKAGLKRLGATADEAVLIGDQLYTDVWSGNFAGVDTILVKPQATQDLWYTQIFRIFERRALRDLPCEE, encoded by the coding sequence ATGAGGATTTTTAGCCCCAAACGTTACGTTGCCTCGGTCGATCGCATCGACCTTAATACCCTGTGGGCCGACGGCAAACGCGCCATTCTGCTCGATCGCGATAACACCTTGGTGCCGCGCGACACCGAGCAGGTTCCCGCCGCGGTTTCCGCTTGGCTCGATGCCGCCCGCGCCAAAGGCTTTAAGCTGTGCATGGTGTCCAACAACTGGCATCGCGACCAGGTCATGAGCTCTGCACGCGAGCTGGGACTCGAGGCCATCAGCCACGCCATGAAGCCGGCGCCGTTTGCCCTCAAGGCGGGTCTTAAGCGCCTCGGCGCCACGGCCGACGAGGCGGTGCTGATCGGTGATCAGCTCTACACGGACGTGTGGAGCGGCAACTTCGCCGGCGTCGATACCATCCTGGTAAAGCCGCAGGCGACGCAGGACCTGTGGTATACGCAGATCTTCCGTATCTTTGAGCGCCGGGCCCTTCGCGACCTTCCCTGCGAGGAATAG
- the mltG gene encoding endolytic transglycosylase MltG → MPSASDPRQPNRTQQPASRPAQPGQRPAQPTQRAAQPAARPAQSFSRSAQPVQRTGQQPSARSVQHSASHAVQQPTARTAQPAGGTRFKQQAPTQRTQAPQSHSHHARGSHGVAPATRSSYNTHARRGAQKKSSPVPMIIGGVVAVLALVAIVFFVVPAVKGFFGGEGAKVVAGQQVTITIPDGASGDSIASILSENHIVENPKDYYAAVKKLNADMSLKPGDYSFTTLMDATKVVQQLMEGPNAGSNTLTIPEGLTVDQVADRVAQAYDSISKEDFLNQAKASNYVDDYSFLKGAANDSLEGFLFPKTYSLGDSPTADDVIRAMLDQFKTEYKSLDFASCEAKIKERYGVEMSDYDIVNLASIVEREGLNADQRAHVASVFYNRLAGKLDGLRYLNSDATMMYVTGGEVTADDLQSDSPYNTYKHEGLPPTPICSPSLEALKATLEPTDSDDLYFYITQDEEYFSQTYEEHQQSWN, encoded by the coding sequence ATGCCTAGTGCTTCCGATCCGCGCCAGCCGAATCGTACACAGCAGCCGGCGTCGCGCCCTGCCCAGCCTGGCCAGCGTCCGGCACAGCCGACGCAGCGCGCAGCTCAGCCTGCCGCGCGCCCGGCGCAGTCCTTCTCTCGTTCGGCCCAACCTGTTCAACGGACGGGTCAGCAGCCTTCTGCTCGTTCGGTTCAGCATTCGGCTTCTCACGCGGTTCAGCAGCCCACTGCTCGTACGGCCCAGCCTGCAGGCGGCACCCGCTTTAAGCAGCAGGCACCTACCCAGCGAACGCAGGCCCCCCAATCGCATTCGCATCACGCTCGTGGTTCGCATGGCGTTGCTCCGGCGACCCGCTCGAGCTACAACACGCATGCTCGTCGCGGTGCTCAAAAGAAAAGCTCCCCGGTGCCTATGATTATCGGTGGCGTTGTTGCCGTGCTTGCGCTTGTCGCGATCGTTTTCTTTGTCGTGCCAGCCGTCAAGGGCTTCTTTGGCGGTGAGGGTGCGAAAGTCGTTGCAGGCCAGCAGGTTACTATCACGATTCCCGATGGTGCCTCGGGTGACAGCATCGCTTCGATTCTCTCCGAGAACCATATCGTAGAAAATCCCAAGGATTACTATGCGGCGGTGAAAAAGCTCAACGCCGATATGTCGCTCAAGCCTGGTGATTATTCGTTCACCACACTCATGGATGCGACCAAGGTTGTTCAGCAGCTCATGGAAGGCCCCAACGCGGGCTCCAATACGCTGACTATCCCTGAGGGCCTGACGGTCGATCAAGTCGCCGACCGTGTGGCCCAGGCCTACGACAGCATCTCTAAGGAAGACTTCCTCAACCAGGCCAAGGCCTCCAACTACGTGGACGACTATAGCTTCCTTAAGGGCGCCGCCAACGATTCGCTCGAGGGTTTCTTGTTCCCCAAGACCTATTCGCTGGGCGATTCGCCGACGGCCGATGACGTGATTCGCGCTATGCTCGATCAGTTTAAGACCGAGTACAAGTCGCTTGACTTTGCGAGCTGCGAAGCCAAGATCAAGGAACGCTACGGTGTGGAGATGTCCGACTACGACATCGTCAACTTGGCCTCTATCGTTGAGCGCGAGGGCCTCAACGCCGATCAACGTGCGCATGTGGCCTCGGTTTTCTACAACCGCCTTGCCGGCAAGCTCGACGGTCTGCGCTATCTCAACAGCGATGCGACTATGATGTATGTCACCGGTGGCGAGGTTACCGCCGACGACCTGCAGAGCGATAGTCCGTATAACACCTATAAGCATGAGGGTCTGCCGCCCACGCCCATCTGCTCTCCGTCGCTCGAGGCACTCAAGGCCACGCTTGAGCCGACCGACTCCGATGACCTGTATTTCTACATTACGCAGGACGAGGAGTACTTCTCGCAAACCTACGAAGAGCATCAACAGTCTTGGAATTAG
- the ruvX gene encoding Holliday junction resolvase RuvX yields the protein MVALALDIGETRIGIAVSSRDGKMAMPVKVLPAAEVTGMAKTFRYLVEDYEPDILVSGRPLTMAGEPGPQAERVAAVAQKIADELDLPLEFEDERLSSQEAKRILREQGLNEKQMRGKIDMIAASLFLQTWLDRKNEEVSHA from the coding sequence GTGGTTGCGCTCGCGCTGGACATAGGGGAGACCAGGATTGGCATCGCCGTCTCGAGCCGTGATGGCAAGATGGCGATGCCTGTCAAGGTGCTTCCGGCTGCCGAGGTCACCGGTATGGCCAAGACGTTCCGCTACCTGGTTGAGGACTATGAGCCCGACATCCTGGTAAGCGGACGTCCCCTGACCATGGCCGGTGAGCCCGGCCCTCAGGCCGAGCGCGTTGCCGCTGTGGCGCAAAAGATTGCCGACGAGCTCGATCTTCCGTTGGAGTTTGAGGACGAGCGTCTGTCCTCGCAAGAGGCCAAGCGTATCCTGCGCGAGCAGGGACTCAACGAAAAGCAGATGAGGGGCAAGATCGACATGATTGCCGCCAGCCTGTTTTTGCAGACGTGGCTCGATCGTAAAAACGAGGAGGTTTCGCATGCCTAG